The following proteins come from a genomic window of Alicyclobacillus dauci:
- the hemA gene encoding glutamyl-tRNA reductase — translation MHIVVLGMNHRTATVELRERVSLGTDALQHVLTQLRESRTVMESIVLSTCNRTEIYALVNSVRAGHDYLLTVLSGTSGIDKEEIDQSTYFIQGEQAVAHAMRVASGLDSVVIGETQILGQMRTAFQEAFEAGNTGAMFNRLFREVIHVGKRAQAETTVGQTPVSVSYAAVQLACKIFGDISSRRALVIGAGHMGLLALQHLQAQGVGALVLANRSPDKARDVARQVGAEVISLADVSSVLENVDIVVSATSAPGYIVREAEVRDAMKAGRGRSVIFLDIAMPRDIDPVISSVPGVYLYDVDDLDGVIDANLQERKRQAVIIESMISEAVEAFSNWLTEQEVVPLITALRAKGESIQRDVMESLLRKMPELSERDRKLLNKHTMSIVNQLLRDPIQNVKELALASGDTEYVHMFAELFGIDQDILKAQQVISPTHSEVDATRGSFVELFQRLRGETDRLAGDKRVLHPVLR, via the coding sequence ATGCACATCGTAGTACTCGGTATGAATCACCGAACGGCGACAGTTGAACTGCGTGAACGTGTGAGCTTAGGGACAGATGCCCTTCAACATGTGTTGACGCAGTTACGCGAGTCTCGGACTGTGATGGAGAGCATTGTGTTGTCAACCTGCAACCGTACAGAGATATACGCACTCGTGAACAGTGTACGAGCGGGTCATGATTACTTACTTACAGTACTGTCCGGTACATCCGGTATAGATAAAGAAGAAATTGACCAGTCAACCTATTTCATTCAAGGCGAGCAAGCCGTTGCACATGCAATGCGCGTCGCGTCTGGACTGGACTCCGTGGTCATTGGAGAGACGCAGATTCTTGGACAAATGCGAACCGCCTTTCAAGAGGCATTTGAGGCGGGAAACACGGGTGCCATGTTCAACCGTCTGTTCAGAGAGGTCATTCACGTTGGCAAGCGTGCACAGGCCGAAACAACAGTAGGACAGACACCGGTATCGGTGAGTTATGCGGCTGTGCAATTGGCTTGCAAAATATTTGGCGACATTTCCAGTCGCCGCGCCCTTGTGATTGGCGCTGGACACATGGGCTTATTGGCACTTCAGCATTTACAAGCTCAAGGTGTGGGTGCGCTCGTCCTCGCGAACCGTTCCCCGGACAAGGCCAGAGATGTTGCGCGGCAGGTGGGGGCCGAAGTAATTTCCTTAGCCGATGTCAGCTCGGTGTTGGAAAACGTAGACATTGTCGTTTCGGCAACCAGTGCGCCTGGATATATCGTGCGAGAGGCCGAGGTTCGCGATGCCATGAAAGCGGGACGTGGCCGCTCTGTTATTTTTCTTGATATCGCGATGCCCAGGGATATTGATCCGGTAATCAGTTCTGTTCCAGGGGTCTATCTCTACGATGTCGACGATCTCGACGGGGTTATCGATGCGAATTTACAGGAGCGGAAGCGTCAGGCCGTCATCATCGAATCGATGATTTCGGAAGCGGTGGAGGCTTTTTCAAACTGGCTGACGGAACAAGAAGTGGTTCCCCTCATTACGGCACTGCGTGCCAAGGGTGAATCCATTCAGCGGGATGTCATGGAGAGCTTGCTGCGGAAGATGCCGGAGCTTTCCGAGCGGGATCGGAAACTGCTGAATAAGCACACGATGAGCATTGTCAATCAACTGCTACGGGATCCCATTCAAAATGTCAAAGAACTGGCTCTGGCCTCAGGTGACACGGAGTACGTTCACATGTTTGCTGAGCTGTTTGGCATCGACCAGGACATCTTAAAGGCGCAACAAGTGATTTCTCCAACGCACAGTGAAGTGGACGCAACGCGAGGAAGTTTTGTGGAACTCTTTCAGCGGCTTCGTGGTGAAACGGATCGCTTAGCGGGTGACAAGCGTGTCTTGCACCCGGTGTTGCGGTGA